In one Lolium rigidum isolate FL_2022 chromosome 3, APGP_CSIRO_Lrig_0.1, whole genome shotgun sequence genomic region, the following are encoded:
- the LOC124704580 gene encoding vesicle-associated membrane protein 721-like produces the protein MGQQSLIYAFVARGTVVLAEYTEFTGNFTTIASQCLVKLPASNNKFTYNCDGHTFNYLVEDGFTYCVVAVESVGQQMPIAFLVRIKDDFSKRYGGGKAATAAASSLNREFGSKLKEHMQYCVDHPEEINKLAKVQAQVSEVKNVMMENIEKVLDRGEKIELLVDKTENLRSQAQDFRQQGTQVRRKMWLQNMKIKLIVLGIIIALILIIILSVCHGFKCNK, from the exons ATGGGGCAGCAGTCGCTGATCTACGCGTTCGTGGCCCGcggcaccgtcgtcctcgccgaatACACCGAGTTCACCGGCAACTTCACCACCATCGCCTCCCAGTGCCTCGTCAAGCTCCCCGCCAGCAACAACAAGTTCACCTACAACTGCGACGGCCACACCTTCAACTACCTCGTCGAGGACGGATTCA CATACTGTGTAGTTGCTGTTGAATCAGTAGGGCAACAGATGCCCATTGCTTTCTTGGTTAGGATAAAGGACGATTTCAGCAAAAGATATGGTGGTGGGAAAGCAGCTACTGCTGCAGCAAGCAGCCTCAACAGAGAGTTTGG ATCCAAACTTAAAGAACACATGCAGTACTGTGTAGACCACCCTGAAGAGATAAACAAGCTTGCTAAAGTGCAAGCACAAGTTTCAGAAGTCAAAAACGTTATGATGGAAAATATTGAGAAG GTTCTTGATCGCGGAGAGAAGATTGAGCTGCTTGTTGACAAGACAGAGAATCTCCGCTCACAG GCTCAAGATTTCAGGCAGCAAGGAACACAGGTAAGGAGAAAGATGTGGCTACAAAACATGAAGATCAAGCTGATTGTCCTTGGCATAATCATCGCCCTCATCCTTATCATCATCCTGTCGGTGTGCCATGGattcaagtgcaacaagtaa